From Taeniopygia guttata chromosome 29, bTaeGut7.mat, whole genome shotgun sequence:
acacagaaaaaaaatcgaaaaaaattaaagttattattaaaaaaaataaataaaggacgggaagggaaggagaagaaaacccaacacagaaaataaaaatcgaaaaaatttaaagttatgataaaaaaaataaataaaggccaggaagagaaggagaagaaaacccaacacaggaaaaaaatcgaaaaaaattgaagttatgattaaaaaaaataaataaagaacgggaagggaaggagaagaaaacccaacacaggaaaaaaatagaaaaaatttaaaattatgattaaaataaataaataaaggacgggaagggaaggagaagaaaacccaACACGCACAAAAAACgcccaaaaatccaaattaaacaggaaaaaaaaagaaaaaagccccaaaatcagcggggagaggccgggccgggccgggcagggcttCCCCGGCTGGAACCGCGAATTGTGGGAATTATTTGAGTTATTGCGCTATAAAACGCGGAATTTATGGCGGGTGTAATTACCGCCCGCAGCCGTAAATTCCGCTCAATTGTGCTGCCCCGAGCCgcgaaattcccaaaaaatcccatttctgcggcgggaaaaagggggaaaaatgggaattccacAGCGGGGCCGCAGCGGGGTGcggagggaaaagggggaaaaagtgaattttgaaTGGGAAATGCAGCGAGGGCGGGCAGGGGGtgaaaggtaaaaataaagttattttagcaggaggatggggggaaaaaggggaaataaagtGAATTTTTTAGCGGTgggagggagggtggggagggaaatCAGGTACGGAGGTGAAATAAAgtgaatttttaataaaaacaaagtgaggatgaggagggaaaTCAGGTATGGAGGTGGAAATAAAGtgaatttttaataagaataaagtgagggtggggagggaaatCAGGTATGGAGGTGGAAATAAAGtgaatttttaataagaataaagtgaggatgaggagggaaaTCAAAGGCAAAAATCAAGTTGTTTTTAGGAAATAGgatggggaggaaaaagaggCGAGGAGGGAAATAAAGTGAATTTTTAATAGGAAATAGAGTGAGGATAGTGCAGGAAATCAGGTACAGGGGTGAAAATAAAGtgaatttttaataagaataaagtgagggtgaggagggaaattaaaggcaaaaataaagttattttttttagcCGGGACAAAATGAGGATGGGGAGGGAAATTaaaggcagaggagcagaaaataaagttattttttagcagagaacagagagagGATGGCGCGGGAAATCAAAGGggaaataaagttattttcagaagaaataaatttctttttcagcgGGAATAAAGTTCTTTTTCAGAAGAGAAGGGGGTGAGGACGGGGACGGAAATcaggtaaaaataaagttaattttagGATGGTGAGGGGGGTGCGGGGAGCAGaaataaatttggattttgggaGAGAAATCAGGAAATCAGCGGGGAAATAAAGTGAATTTTGAACGAAGTGAGGGTGGTGCGGAAATCAAAGGAAATCAgaataaaaagttaatttttgaGCGGGGGACGGAGTGAGGGGTGACAGAGAGAGGATGGTGGGggagcagaaaataaagttatttattATCAAAGTGAGAAAGGGAGGGAAACCAGAGgcaaaaataaagttatttattAGCAAAGTGAGGATGGGAGGGAAATCTAAGGCAGAGGTggaaataaagttatttttggGCAGAGTGAGGATGATGAAGGAACTCAAAGGAGAGataaaaatgaagttattttgGGGCAGAATGAGGACAATGAGGGAAAACATGGGtaaaaaatgaagttattttggggcaggatgaggatgagggAAATCAGTGCCAAAAATCAAGTTATTTTTGAGTAGAGTGAGGATGATGAGGGAAATCAGAGGTAAAAATAGAGTTATTTTTGGGTAGAGTGAGGATGATGAAGGAACACTAAGGAGAGGTAAAAATAGTTAATTTTGGGTAcagtgaggatgatgagggGAATCAGAGGTAAAAGTAGAATTATTTTTGGGTAGAGTGAGGATGATGAAGGAAATCAGGGGTAAAAATAGTTAATTTTGGGTAGAGTGAGGATGATGAAGGAACACTAAGGAGaggtaaaaataaagttatttttgaGTAGGGTGAAGATGATGAGGGGAATCAGAGgtaaaaatagttatttttgaGTAGAGTGAGGATGATGAGGGAATCAGAGGTAAAAACAGTTATTTTGAGTAGGGGGAGGATGATGAGGGAAATCAGAGgtaaaaatagttatttttgaGTAGAATGAGGATGATGAGGGAATCAACGccaaaaatgaagtttttttttgagtagaatgaggatggtgaaggaaATCAGTGCcaaaaatgaagttattttttGCAGAGAGGCGAAGCAACACCAAAGTTCTTCCGGCCCAAGCGGGACCGGCGGCGGCCCCAAAACCccggggatttttttggtggttttttttccggtttttttttgttttttccgCCCCAAATCCTACCGGTGCTGACGTGGATCTTCTTCATCCAGGGATAAACCACCGGCGCCTTCCCGGGCGCGCCGGGCTCGGCCTCGGGCTCCGCGCACGGCGCCGGCCCCGGGGGCTCGCAGAGCTGCGGCTTCTCCGCCAGGTGctgcctccctcctcctcctcctcctcctcctcctcctcctcctcctcctcccccccccggccccccgcagccccccgcaGCCGAAGGGGCGCTCGGGGAACGCCCCGCGGGTCACCCCGAAAAGCTCCGCGGGGTGCTGCGGGAAGCCGCCCGGCTCCCTGCGCCCGTAGAACTCCGCGCCGGGCTCGGGGATGTAATTACTCTGCGAATATTCCTCGCATGGAGGGAATTTCGGATCGATGTAGTTAGAGTCCATCAAATAAGAGCTCATGATCATTAATTTCTGgagtggaaaataatttttctcgCTTTGTCGTTTTTCTGCTCCATAAAGCCCTCCTACTCGCGGCCACCCCGTAAAGTTTCTTTCACCATGTGACGGACGCGGCCAATCACGCCCGGCGGACGGGCCCCGGATCAGGAacccaaagaggagcaaatttcacccaaaacgGGCGGGGGGAGGCgtgggagggagaggggagacAGAGGGACCCGGATCGGGCGGCGGAAGGGGCGGAAAACGCGGcggggatggggtgggggagagCGGGAGGGTGAGGGgagagctcagggcagggatAAAACAGCGAAAACCCCataaaattcacccaaaatctgATAGGGAAGAGTGGCAGGGAGATTCGGGGTGAGGGGAGAGCGCAGGGCAGGGATAAAACAGCGAAAACCCCATAAAATTCGCCCAAATCGTGATGGAGATCAGGGGGAGGGAGATTTGAGTCAGAGGAGCTGCCCAGACCTGGGATAAAAGAGCGAAAATCTCataaaattcacccaaaatctgATAGGGAAGAGTGgcagggagatttggggtgaaggagagctcagggcagggataaaagagtgaaaattccataaaattcacccaaaatttgATGGGGAAGAATGGGAGGGACATTTGGGGTGAGGGGTTAACTCAGAACAGGGATAAAAGTATgaaaatcccataaaattcACCCAAACTGGGATAGAGAACAGCGggagggagatttggggtgagAGGAGAGCTCAGGGCGGGATAAAGGACCAAAAATTCGgtaaaattcacccaaaattagATGAGGAAGAGTGGGacgggatttggggtgaggggTTAACTCAGACCAGGGATAAGGGAATGAAAATTCCatgaaattcccccaaattgtGATGGGGACGAGTGGGAAGGCAAGGGGTTAACTCAGGCCAGGGACAAGGGAGTgaaaatcccataaaattcACCCAAATCGAGGTGGGAAACAGTGGGAGGGTGAGGGGAAGCCCAGGCCGGGGATAAAGGACCAAAAGTGTCgtaaaattccccaaattgtGATGGAGATGAGTGggagggagatttggggtgaggGGTTAACTCAGAACAGGGATAAAAGAGCgaaaatcccataaaattcACCCAAACTGGGGTAGGGAACAGCgggagggaaatttggggtgagaGGAGAGCTCAGGGCGGGATAAAGGACCAAAAATTCGGTAAAATTCACCCAAATTGGGGTAGAGAACAGTaggaggaaaatttgggataaggggagagctcagggcagggatAGAGGACCAGAAATTCGgtaaaattcacccaaaatctgATGTGAGGGGATTTAGGGTGGGGgagagctcagggcagggatGAGGGAGCAAAAATCCCAtagaattcccccaaaatctgaTGGGGATAAGTGGGAAGGCAAAGGGTTAACTCAGGACAGGGATAAGGGGGCgaaaatcccataaaattcccccaaattgtGACGGGAACAgcgggaggggatttggggtgaggggaGAGCCCAGACAGAGGATCAGGaaccaaaatcccccaaaattcccccaaatctcaAGTGGGGCTGAGGGGCCGGCCCAGGACctggagaagggagaaaatcccataaaattcccccaaatttgggggctggggtggtttggggtggagaagggagaaaaatcccataaaatcaccccaaatatgggtttggggtgggtttggggtggttttgggtgttttggggtgttttgggatggatttggggtggtttatGTGGATTTAaggtgggtttggggcagtttggggtggTTTAGGATGATTTGGGTGAGGTTTGGgtatttggggtggttttggggcagtttggggggtttgtttgggtttgggtggatttggggttgtttgggatgggctgtttgggttttgggttgtttggggttatttggggcatttttgggtgGCTTTAGGGCTCCTTTGGGGCAGTTTGTGGCATTTTGGGGCCTTTACGGCACTTTCGGGACGGTTTGGGCGCTCTTGGGGTGCCTTTGTgtattttggggcattttggggctttttttggccattttgggGCACTTTTATGGCACAaacccccccttcccccccccaaTTCCTTCCCCAACCCCACTgacaccaaaaccccaaaatcctcccaaaaaaaaaaaaaaaaatccgaattttCCACAATTCCCGCggctcccactgggaattccaaCCCCCTGCGACCTCagggattttggtgttttttttgggtttttaatattttttagggttttcccccttttccatcccGCCGAGGCCTCGGGGTGAACAAttatcccagaaaaaaaccctttcctgGCCATATTTTACCCGCTAACAATAAAAGTGACACATAAAGTTAACtgtttatgttttatttattagcCCTAAATGTGCCAGCGGTGGCGGAGGCTTTGGGGCTGCTTGTTCCAGCTTTTTATGGGGTTGTAAAAAGCCATAAATCACTCGCGGGAGCTCTTTTGTGCTCTCCCGGCAAGcgtttctctttttttttttattaaaaaaaaatcaaaattaaaatgggattttattctgatttttccctCTCCAATTCAGAgatttaaagtgaaaaaaatttcaattaaaataggATTTTACtcggatttttttttggtttttttctccctcttcggggatttaaaggggaaaaaaaataaattaaaacgggattttattggggtttcccctgttttattttttccgctcataaaagaaaaaaaaaataattaaaataaaaatgggattttattgggGTTTCCCCTCTTCTATCCCTCGTTCCCTCGCGCCTGGCCGCgatgtttattttgaaattttaattattattaacgAGGTGGGATCAAAGCGCCTCGGTGACGTCAGCGGGCAGGGATTAATTAGGGAGAGCCGCAATTAAAACACGGGAAGGGGAATTTCCCcgggtttggggattttcccctggatttgggatttttcccttctggatttggggttttttcccttgaatttgggactttttccccctctggatTTCGGATTTTTCCCCGagaatttggaatttttctccctctggatttggggttttttgcccctctggatttggggtttttccctctggatttggaattttttccccctctggatttgggaatttttcccccctccatttaggatttttccccttaaatttgggattttttcccctccatttgGGATTTCTTTTCCCTGGATTTGAGGGTTTCTATCCCCctggatttggttttttttcccccaaattttggggtttccccccTGAATTTGGGGTTCTTTTTCCCATATTGGACTTTTCCCATCGATTTGGggcttttccccccaaatttgttctttttccacctctccttggatttggggtttattttctctggatttggggttttttacccTAAATTTGGGACTTTTATCCCTCggatttgtctttttttcccctcctgtaTTTAGGGTTTCCCCCCACCCCGAATTTCGGGATTTGGGGCTTTTCCCCTcctggatttgggtttttttcccctaaagttGAGAGTTTTCCCATAAATTTCGGGGTTTTCccaataaatatgttttttttccccataaatttggggtttctttACCCCTggatttgtttggggttttttttccctgattttgggatttttttggatatttttgtgTGGATTCTCCCCGAGCATCTCCAActctcccctctctcctccctAAAACCAcaaatcccggaattccaggcACGGATTGGGGAAAATCCGGGAGATTTTGGGGCCAAGGATCCAAacagggatgggggaaaaataaatccaaaattaaaaaatgaacaggaaccatcccacccccaaaaacccGGATTTTCACCCCAATAAATCCATTTTTTATGGCTCCGGCTCCATCCCGAGGCTGAATAAAGGGAATTTTCCcatcccaataaatcccataaataagTAATCCCATAAATAAATATCCATAAATAAATACCCATAAATAAATATCCACAGGTTGCTCTCTCAAGGagaaattggatttttttttccctctcctctgcgcagtaaaaaataaattaaacagtaataattaatttaaaaaatggaataaaaccCCAAACGAGCCCGGGAGGACTCAAATAATTCAAAAACTCGAGGCGTGAGGGCacaaattgggaaaaaattgggattttttggggaagaaTTCCACTTTagagcccaaaatccc
This genomic window contains:
- the HOXC4 gene encoding LOW QUALITY PROTEIN: homeobox protein Hox-C4 (The sequence of the model RefSeq protein was modified relative to this genomic sequence to represent the inferred CDS: deleted 1 base in 1 codon); protein product: MIMSSYLMDSNYIDPKFPPCEEYSQSNYIPEPGAEFYGRREPGGFPQHPAELFGVTRGAFPERPFGCGGLRGAGGGRRRRRRGGGGGGGGRQHLAEKPQLCEPPGPAPCAEPEAEPGAPGKAPVVYPWMKKIHVSTVNPNFSGGEPKRSRTAYTRQQVLELEKEFHYNRYLTRRRRIEIAHALSLSERQIKIWFQNRRMKWKKDHRLPNTKTRAAPAEPPPPPAEPPRPEDITRL